Sequence from the Argentina anserina chromosome 7, drPotAnse1.1, whole genome shotgun sequence genome:
CCTCCCATAAAACACCGAGGTCAGCGAACTGAAAAACCTCGTCGAAACCGCAAACACCGGAATGTGCTGCAGATCAGGGTCGTAATCTAGACTGTTACAAGCAATATGATGCGCATTATGAGTCCACTTCCACCAAGCAATGCTGATCCCAGTAACGCAATTTCCCGCCAGAATCTGCGTCACGCTGTTCCAAAACTCGCTCTTCATCACAACATAATGCCCGGAATCATGACCCATGTAGGCCGCAATAATCCAAAGCAAACCCAACAAAAACCCACACCCCATATGCACCAAAGCACTCTCGGATCTCACCACCCCGTACACAACCAACCCCAACATAACCGCCACGCTCGCCATATTGTAAAGCTGCACATGCCCCTTCTTCTCGAAAAGCCCCATCTTCAGAAACTCCGAGTACAGCTTCCGGAAATCCCTCGACACATCGGAGACTTCGAAATCTTTGACGTAGTACCCGGTAAAGAATTTGTCCAGGTACTTCCAGGCTGTACCGGGATGATAAGCAATGAAAGCATCCGTCACATCCTGCCCGGCCAAATTGAGAAGAGGCTCACCGCCGCCCGGGTGGTCCTTCACCCAGTCGGTGACATTGTACGCCTTCCCCTGAATAGAGATCCACAAATCCTCCGGCTTGTTGTGCAGACTCAGCTCCTCTGTGGTTATGTACTTCCGCTTCTGCTCCTCCATTATTGATCAATCGCAACAAAtcaaaatttagaaaaaaaaaaaaacagagtgaAACCTTCAGAAAACAAACCCTGAGATTGGGATGTATTCCCAAGTGGGGTTTGTTTCTTTGGTTGTGAgactggttttttttttttctgaattgGGTTTCTGGATCTGTTTTCAAATCCGGGGAAATCGATTTCTGGGTGGGGATGATAATATtctggattttttttgttctaaatTTAGAGGTGGAACGTGGAAGGGAGAGGTTTTATATGGAGAGTAAGGCGGTTGAGGTAGGCTGTTTACAGCGCGTCGTCCATTGTATTTGATTGGTTCAATGAGATTGCGACACGTGATGAAAAGACAAATGGGCATGTGGATCCAGCTCTAAGTGATGCGGTATTATTTTCTATATACATTGTTTTGTACGTGTGATGCTGTATTTAACTAATTAATATCTGATATTTTTGGggaatttcaaatttttgttctattttttgttttcatcgCACATTTTCACCTGTGGACTATTTTCTCATAAAGTCCTCTCACTGTATTTCGATCAAGATACCATATAGCTAACCCATTTAGTTTAGTTTAAGAAGTCAATGTAGTATTCTAAGTTACATTACCTACAAAATGCATTTATTAGTTGTTATTacataatacatatatatttaaaaagtaCATAAAGAACATGTGTTTATACAAATTCAATCTGATTATGGTTGGACTCATTCCAACGGTTGCATAAACTTTGTTACTTTTAGTTATTTGAGCGTACAATTGATTTCATGTTAGTTTTATCTTTATAAATATTGGAtgaagagaaacaaaaactaaactGTATAATATTCAGTTTAATTTAGTGTATGCAAAGAGTGTTAAAATATTTCTGGGAGGAtttcatattatatatatcaatcagtCCCTGCGGGGACATTCGATAACAAAATATCACACAAATCATGTATATATCTTGTACAAATACAACCGAATAGATGCCTCAAGACAAAAACAATAGTTGTGTTATTGTCTAGATAAacttggtatatatattatccTTTTGGAAAAGCAAAGACTAGAGAACAAAGATATTTTGGAAGGTGACGCAGAGAGTGCGGAGACTTTGAAGGCGGGTTTGAGAGAACACTTCAGAGGACGTTGTTTGCGAGAGAGCGAGAGGACCAGGACTTCTCTAGAAGCAGCGCTGGACTAATGCACTTGTTCGCTGTACACATTTGGAGACACACAACGTAAAATTGTATCACCACGTAACACCCCGAAACAAATCAATTTCATAAAAGATAACACGGTAATTTGATTCCCAATCAAATCCTGCCGTGATAAGGAAAGGACTAAAAATGGGTCAACATTGGAGGACTGATTAGGATTTAGTGGTCTCCTGGATAGGATTTCACAATACAAAACACAATGTGTCGCTTCATTCATGGACAATGGTACTATATGTCAAATTTAgttctcatcatttagcccgccgATTCAAAAAGTACGCGGATGTCCGCAAGCCCGATGTGTTTTTACTCGGTCCGGCCCGCTAAATCCCACTTCAGTGAGTAGAGGACCGGACTtagtttagaggtgtgaaactcGGTCTGAAGGCCCGGCTCGCCAAAAGCCTGCAATGTAGCCcataaaagcccgcaaggtaGCCCATAAAACCCcgctaaaaaataaaatattatacatgcatataatatattatacatatatcaattatatgtctttttttaataattatacataaaatattatatatgttaataatactagatttataattttatatttatttatattataactttatactagatttaaaataaaattatagtattatgaaacaactatatgaaatatatgaagtaaacttctcgggatcaatcgacactAGCTGATGTTATCGGTACTAATATTTAAGGACTCTGTTAaaacttcatctaattcggacctcgtatGACCGTCATAATTtccggtaaatcgaaaacaccactaatatgccctaagggaggacccattaccaggATGCGAacgtcgaaagccgtttgcatatatgaaataaacTACTTTTTATCAACGATCGTGCGGTCGCACCGAGCAAActcatttagcaaagccccggtcaatgaggttttaatatgtcaaaacgccttttttttgttgaccgtagctACGGACAAtcaaactatgtccaaaatggatgaaatttttactgggtccttaaatatatataccgatcatatctgtTGGTGATGATCGACCGTATTTAAAACCAGAATTgttgatcgccgaagtgtctactaatgtat
This genomic interval carries:
- the LOC126803946 gene encoding delta(8)-fatty-acid desaturase 1-like, with protein sequence MEEQKRKYITTEELSLHNKPEDLWISIQGKAYNVTDWVKDHPGGGEPLLNLAGQDVTDAFIAYHPGTAWKYLDKFFTGYYVKDFEVSDVSRDFRKLYSEFLKMGLFEKKGHVQLYNMASVAVMLGLVVYGVVRSESALVHMGCGFLLGLLWIIAAYMGHDSGHYVVMKSEFWNSVTQILAGNCVTGISIAWWKWTHNAHHIACNSLDYDPDLQHIPVFAVSTRFFSSLTSVFYGRELTFDAVARFLIGYQHFTYYPVMIFGRINLFIQTFLLLFSKRPVPHRLKNIFGILVFWTWFPLLVSCLPNWGERVMFVLIAFAVTALQHVQFTLNHFSGDTYVGPPKGNDWFEKQTAGTIDISCSSWMDWLFGGLQFQLEHHLFPRLPRCQLRKVSPIIQELCKKHKLPYRSLSFWDANVSTIRTLRTAALQARDLTNPVPKNLVWEALNTHG